A genomic stretch from Aedes albopictus strain Foshan chromosome 2, AalbF5, whole genome shotgun sequence includes:
- the LOC109426951 gene encoding uncharacterized protein LOC109426951 — MSKTRSKTRAATAVNRSEFAAECVGGCGGNGGAPTRLGKRSSCVLQSSSSSSSISNEDDSEQRQLVKKFRTELQIDDDSKVRSSRRLQNITNIVDQQPVEVAGRKRKIASKKTVAEEPSENGPVEAKRVKEDEVDAIVEGISKLKDVLGRHYFDVGNRVNLDDVPGCLRNVGRCAKLHAMRANQARKVNQRIQQDTREMLVEHRPLHFLGFIEQALLRNEFIDGPLFVKSLELILTINEPSDQLNANYSVRSVLLQTVDILDRTVDQFPPCWLDLKRAYQRVVFGVLEEECFERYDRSEGLFKVVLFLLEQLVESQQNSGKAGNLSRTFSNNERSLANFHLWEQANIQKYDFDALSREEKLDRLFLVLRILVKILEYDLTMWIVRHPHNVKENMVNSNRMPLIASLLWNENSTIGEVNSIIKRIIALYVNVTAVHYPKDAIQTLSRLLSIIGTAINLTEIQYNGSVEYPCIKQNTRYFSQQIMRHLETSTYYSVSLCLRAIEQMRSPLLRMLLGGDLIQKLTPLPVDLPSTASYLKHLVKGKWKGFRLDNPPDKVASPGDRFPFLDPRKQRKAAHEISGPQYVNLLLIAFRAYMQVYPLKTYFKRLQRTSEPVSPAPTSSPKKRSPGNRRKPRSPVKKPVTSGTQLIRRKTGVPSCDSPALILEEICVTPSLFTHYRDEVKHLLLMKRWLQTKAGTAGQVERDLFAPWRRYLATIDEMLDCE, encoded by the exons ATGTCCAAAACTCGATCAAAGACACGAGCCGCAACAGCTGTCAACCGTTCGGAATTTGCTGCGGAGTGTGTGGGTGGTTGTGGCGGCAACGGCGGTGCACCCACTCGGCTGGGAAAGCGTTCCTCCTGTGTTTTAcaatccagcagcagcagcagcagcatctcgAACGAAGATGACTCCGAGCAGCGACAGCTGGTAAAAAAGTTCCGCACGGAGCTGCAGATCGACGACGACAGTAAAGTGCGGTCATCGCGACGTTTGCAGAACATCACCAACATCGTCGATCAACAACCCGTCGAAGTGGCTGGAAGAAAGCGGAAGATTGCGTCGAAAAAGACGGTCGCGGAGGAGCCAAGTGAAAATGGGCCGGTCGAAGCGAAGCGAGTAAAAGAAGATGAGGTGGACGCGATAGTGGAAGGTATAAGCAAGCTGAAGGATGTTTTGGGGCGGCATTATTTTGATGTCGGTAATCGGGTCAATCTGGATGATGTTCCTGGCTGCTTGAGGAACGTCGGACGGTGTGCCAAGTTGCACGCCATGCGAGCCAATCAAGCTCGGAAG GTAAACCAACGCATTCAACAGGACACCCGAGAGATGCTGGTCGAGCATCGCCCTTTACATTTTCTCGGATTCATAGAACAGGCGCTGCTTCGGAACGAGTTCATCGATGGGCCGCTGTTCGTGAAATCCTTGGAGCTGATTTTGACCATTAACGAACCATCTGATCAGCTGAATGCCAATTACAGTGTCCGGTCGGTGCTCCTGCAGACGGTGGACATTCTCGATCGAACGGTGGACCAATTTCCGCCCTGTTGGTTGGATTTGAAGCGTGCCTATCAACGCGTAGTATTTGGAGTTTTGGAAGAGGAATGCTTCGAGCGGTATGATCGGAGCGAGGGCCTGTTCAAAGTAGTTCTGTTTTTGCTGGAGCAGCTCGTGGAAAGTCAACAGAACAGTGGTAAGGCAGGCAATTTGAGCAGGACGTTTAGCAACAATGAACGATCGCTAGCGAATTTCCATCTGTGGGAACAAGCGAACATTCAGAAGTACGATTTTGACGCGCTATCTCGTGAGGAGAAGCTGGATCGACTGTTTCTTGTGCTGCGAATATtggtcaaaattttagaatatgattTGACCATGTGGATTGTGAG GCACCCACATAACGTGAAAGAGAATATGGTCAACTCCAATCGGATGCCTCTCATTGCAAGCCTCTTGTGGAACGAGAACTCAACCATTGGTGAAGTGAATTCAATTATCAAACGTATAATTGCTCTCTATGTAAACGTGACCGCCGTTCATTATCCCAAAGATGCCATTCAGACGCTCTCT CGTTTGCTATCCATCATCGGCACGGCCATCAACCTAACCGAGATCCAGTACAACGGATCGGTCGAGTATCCTTGTATCAAGCAGAACACCCGTTACTTTTCCCAGCAAATCATGCGCCACCTAGAAACTTCCACTTACTACAGTGTGTCGCTTTGTTTACGAGCCATCGAACAGATGCGTTCACCACTGTTGAGGATGCTCCTGGGCGGAGACCTAATCCAGAAGCTGACACCCCTTCCGGTAGACCTTCCTTCCACTGCTTCCTATCTGAAGCATTTGGTCAAGGGCAAGTGGAAAGGTTTTCGGCTAGATAATCCTCCGGACAAAGTGGCATCTCCCGGTGATCGCTTCCCATTTCTCGACCCGCGAAAGCAGAGAAAAGCTGCGCACGAAATCAGCGGACCTCAGTACGTGAACCTTTTGCTGATAGCCTTTCGAGCCTATATGCAGGTCTATCCGCTGAAAACCTACTTCAAACGTTTGCAACGTACTTCGGAACCCGTTTCTCCAGCGCCGACCTCGAGTCCCAAGAAGCGTTCTCCCGGCAACCGCCGGAAACCGAGATCTCCGGTAAAAAAACCCGTTACCAGTGGAACACAGCTTATCCGACGCAAAACCGGTGTCCCTTCGTGCGATTCGCCTGCTCttatcctggaggaaatctgtgTCACTCCGTCCCTGTTCACACACTACCGGGACGAGGTGAAGCATTTGCTGTTGATGAAACGGTGGCTTCAGACCAAAGCGGGTACAGCCGGCCAGGTGGAACGGGACCTGTTCGCACCTTGGCGCCGGTATCTGGCGACCATCGACGAAATGTTAGATTGTGAGTAA
- the LOC109414738 gene encoding intraflagellar transport protein 88 homolog, with protein MNSVLEDDIYGGFSGVTNKLFNYDIKEDKAFQNAVKTSSYGKKTSTPKFYWNGDKLGSADASATMARPSTAIRAVGYSSQSSKLFDPLNQAAKKIVVMESKKEETPEQRYKNMETKIYALLEESIIASTGPKPDMSAGLAKAKEASAMDRTLLRMRDQDGGTYTHNFDLTFFVLFNLANVYAKNEMYIEALNTYTLMTKNKMFPNVNRLKINMGNIYFQLGLYTKAIKMYRMALDQVPSNQKELRLKITHNIGILFIKMGQYSDAATSFEFIMSEKGDLKTGLHLILCYYALGDVEKIKHAFQLLLDIQIDYLEDDKIFQTNSNPSYEYINEMIKSDELHVYEQKIRHLAEKNILISANLISTIIDDYFNDGYSWCVETIKNSYFSSLAVDLELKKAVIYLKQDDIQQAIETLKYFEKKESNIAINAAINLSFIHILKKDISTAETYAETAKKIDSYCPAAFINSGVCNMLKNDLETAKLMFLNALDIDSTSFEALYNIGLIFKKLGDHNNSLLYFRKIISNLGHEQHPEVLYQIASLYDLLGDVGTALEYHLQLLSLVQQDNKIIQKIGELYETDGERQQAYHYHHESYRIFPIESSVINWLCSHYIELQVVEKAIGFYEKAVLKNPQDPYYLLRIAGCYRRIGNQQKSLNLFKMIHEIYPENVDCLRALIHLTQTQGNNELCERYMSELQKLEKQKEVRQRINTSRPPTTASSSRISSGEHGARSGGRDGSDSYQPPGTAAGGNKSSDVSPDYNASAYGYADPLGPPQERPRTGIRKNLTLDDDSDEDINPYDLLPV; from the exons ATGAACTCCGTCCTCGAGGACGACATTTACGGCGGATTTTCCGGCGTTACGAACAAACTATTCAACTACGACATCAAGGAGGACAAGGCGTTTCAGAATGCAGTGAAAACTTCCAGCTATGGGAAGAAAACTTCGACACCGAAGTTCTATTGG AATGGGGACAAACTGGGATCGGCGGATGCCTCGGCCACTATGGCGCGGCCTTCGACGGCCATTCGAGCCGTGGGATACTCGTCGCAGAGCAGCAAGCTGTTCGATCCACTGAATCAAGCTGCGAAGAAGATCGTGGTGATGGAGAGCAAGAAAGAGGAAACGCCCGAGCAGCGCTACAAGAACATGGAAACCAAGATCTACgccctactggaggaatccattatcGCCAGTACCGGTCCCAAGCCGGACATGTCGGCTGGATTGGCTAAGGCGAAGGAAGCCTCGGCAATGGATCGAACACTGCTACGCATGAGGGACCAAGATGGCGGAACATACACCCATAACTTCGACCTGACATTCTTTGTGTTGTTCAACCTGGCCAACGTGTACGCCAAGAACGAGATGTACATTGAAGCCCTGAATACGTACACGTTGATGACCAAGAACAAAATGTTCCCCAATGTGAACCGACTGAAGATCAACATGGGGAACATCTACTTCCAGTTGGGGCTCTACACCAAAGCGATCAAGATGTATCGGATGGCGTTGGATCAGGTGCCCAGCAATCAGAAGGAACTCCGGTTGAAGATCACCCATAACATTGGAATATTGTTCATCAAAATGGGACAGTATTCGGATGCCGCGACTAGCTTCGAGTTTATCATGTCGGAGAAGGGTGATCTGAAGACAGGACTGCACTTGATCTTGTGCTACTACGCTCTTGGGGATGTAGAGAAGATCAAGCACGCTTTTCAATTACTGCTGGACATTCAGATTGATTACTTGGAGGATGATAAGATTTTTCAGACTAAC TCCAATCCATCGTACGAGTACATCAACGAAATGATCAAGTCCGATGAGCTGCACGTCTACGAGCAAAAGATACGACACTTGGCGGAGAAGAACATACTGATCTCGGCCAATCTGATTTCGACCATCATTGACGATTACTTCAACGATGGTTACAGCTGGTGTGTGGAAACCATAAAAAATTCCTACTTCTCATCCTTGGCCGTAGATCTTGAGCTGAAGAAGGCCGTTATCTATCTGAAGCAGGACGACATCCAGCAGGCGATCGAGACGTTGAAGTACTTTGAGAAGAAGGAGTCAAATATCGCAATCAATGCTGCGATCAACCTCAGTTTTATTCATATTTTG AAAAAGGACATCTCCACGGCAGAAACCTACGCTGAAACGGCGAAAAAGATCGACAGTTACTGCCCGGCTGCATTCATTAACAGCGGAGTTTGTAACATGCTCAAAAATGACCTGGAAACGGCCAAGCTGATGTTTCTCAATGCCTTGGACATTGACTCGACTTCATTCGAAGCACTCTATAACATCGGATTGATCTTCAAGAAGCTCGGCGACCATAACAACTCGCTGCTCTACTTTCGCAAGATCATTTCGAATCTGGGTCACGAGCAACACCCAGAGGTTCTGTACCAAATTGCCAGTCTCTACGATCTGCTGGGTGATGTCGGAACTGCCCTGGAGTATCATCTGCAGCTCTTGAGTCTGGTCCAGCAAGACAACAAGATAATTCAGAAGATCGGTGAACTGTATGAAACGGACGGCGAACGCCAACAAGCCTATCACTATCATCACGAGTCTTATCGTATATTCCCGATTGAGTCCAGCGTGATCAATTGGTTATGCTCGCACTACATAGAACTCCAGGTCGTCGAAAAAGCAATCGGCTTCTACGAGAAGGCCGTCCTGAAGAACCCTCAGGACCCATACTACCTTCTACGGATCGCCGGTTGCTACCGCCGTATCGGCAACCAGCAAAAATCCTTGAACCTGTTCAAAATGATCCACGAGATCTACCCGGAGAACGTGGACTGCTTGCGGGCGTTGATCCACCTGACCCAGACCCAGGGCAACAACGAGCTGTGCGAGCGGTACATGAGCGAACTGCAGAAGCTGGAGAAACAGAAGGAAGTTCGCCAGCGGATCAACACCAGCAGACCGCCAACGACGGCGAGCAGTTCGCGGATTTCCAGCGGAGAGCATGGTGCCCGATCGGGTGGAAGAGACGGATCGGACAGCTATCAACCGCCGGGAACTGCCGCTGGAGGGAACAAGAGCTCGGATGTTTCGCCAG ATTATAACGCAAGTGCCTACGGTTATGCGGATCCGTTAGGACCTCCACAGGAACGACCACGTACGGGAATTCGCAAAAACCTTACGCTGGACGATGATTCCGATGAGGATATCAATCCTTACGATTTGTTGCCGGTTTAA